One stretch of Sander lucioperca isolate FBNREF2018 chromosome 13, SLUC_FBN_1.2, whole genome shotgun sequence DNA includes these proteins:
- the nufip2 gene encoding nuclear fragile X mental retardation-interacting protein 2 isoform X1, which produces MEEQPKDRAQERQYHHHGEDKNSIQHTTCLKHDQSHFQRQHQETQTKKTGWAIRKSNKKVNITEEEGEKNPHLSDTVGMSHPPNSNGNRHTSNANVKQKSTQKLYTTVQKVSSKGLDHKKNMDLKHDKEKALDLNYHEGPLLDKKDSMLLQNGIVNCGLITNGYSSKDNDGSGSEGGYTTPKKRKARCNNGKNTDYVIREKEKDMQQGNTTQEHGAFILDTTEKGVTSRLDGVRVAHKIDAQSAARRAVASEASMGESQRKNSDGKTVGTFGKKTEERHKAKLSSPSKEDSWTLFKPPPVFPVDNSSAKIVPKISYASKVKENLNKVAQGGGEALPPPVRLSQVPMSAMKTITSASFTNGPVSGNGNNCPSVGTFFAPAASSIQTAPSIPSGENVASPLESNCSSTTSPVDEAYELRKCTLLIYPLNMQPVLPSARHLDPPAAQTNQKALGDIFQNQWGLSFINEPNLGPEGGGGQVPAEDKSTVVTPQSECQAVAAKAAQPCFDVSPSFLEPGTLAQDPEKRTCAPCNVSNTCSPACLMSEGENKLQPCGQEKTKVEAKGAGSAVLAPSKANGAKPAQGQLTTVLFGSSKQQAHSKDIGRRCSWSFDIKAAVTYHTKEMEFIFNLQKQDPKRVVVYDETKDGPDQ; this is translated from the exons ATGGAGGAACAGCCCAAAGATCGGGCACAAGAAAGGCAATACCACCACCACGGAGAAGACAAAAACTCTATTCAACATACAACTTGTCTAAAACATGATCAGAGCCACTTCCAGCGCCAGCATCAGGAAACGCAGACGAAGAAAACAGGTTGGGCCATCCGGAAAA GcaataaaaaagtaaacatcACTGAGGAGGAGGGTGAGAAGAATCCACATCTATCTGATACTGTTGGTATGTCACATCCCCCCAACAGCAATGGTAACCGACACACAAGTAATGCAAATGTGAAGCAGAAGTCCACACAAAAGCTGTACACGACTGTTCAAAAAGTGAGCAGCAAAGGCTTGGACCATAAGAAAAATATGGACCTTAAACATGACAAGGAAAAGGCTCTGGATTTGAATTATCATGAGGGCCCACTTTTGGATAAGAAAGACTCAATGTTGCTTCAAAATGGTATTGTAAACTGTGGCTTAATTACAAATGGCTATTCTAGCAAGGACAATGATGGCAGCGGCTCCGAAGGTGGATATACTACTCCGAAGAAACGCAAGGCCAGATGCAACAACGGCAAGAACACTGATTATGTGAtaagagaaaaggagaaagacATGCAGCAGGGCAACACTACACAAGAGCACGGTGCTTTTATTCTTGACACAACTGAGAAGGGAGTGACTTCTAGACTGGATGGCGTTAGAGTCGCCCATAAAATAGATGCTCAGTCAGCAGCTAGACGGGCTGTTGCATCAGAGGCTTCAATGGGTGAATCTCAGAGGAAAAACTCTGATGGCAAAACAGTTGGCACCTTTGGTAAAAAGACTGAGGAAAGGCACAAAGCCAAGCTTTCCTCACCTTCAAAAGAAGACTCATGGACTTTGTTCAAGCCCCCTCCTGTATTTCCTGTGGACAATAGCAGTGCAAAAATTGTTCCCAAGATCAGTTATGCAAGTAAAGTAAAAGAGAACCTCAACAAAGTAGCTCAAGGTGGAGGAGAGGCACTGCCGCCTCCTGTTAGACTGTCACAGGTCCCTATGTCTGCTATGAAAACTATCACCTCAGCTAGCTTTACTAATGGCCCTGTTTCTGGAAACGGAAACAACTGCCCATCAGTGGGTACCTTCTTTGCTCCTGCTGCTAGTAGTATTCAAACCGCCCCATCTATCCCAAGTGGCGAGAATGTAGCATCTCCTTTGGAAAGTAACTGTAGCTCTACGACCAGTCCTGTAGATGAAGCATATGAGCTTAGAAAGTGTACTCTTTTAATTTACCCTTTAAATATGCAACCTGTGCTCCCTAGTGCTCGTCATCTTGACCCCCCAGCTGCTCAGACAAATCAGAAAGCCTTGGGAGATATCTTCCAGAATCAGTGGGGGCTTTCTTTCATCAATGAGCCCAACTTGGGACCAGAAGGAGGGGGTGGCCAGGTGCCTGCAGAGGACAAGTCTACTGTGGTCACACCTCAAAGCGAGTGTCAGGCTGTTGCAGCCAAGGCTGCCCAGCCCTGCTTTGATGTAAGCCCATCATTCTTAGAGCCTGGCACTTTGGCTCAAGACCCTGAGAAAAGGACTTGTGCCCCTTGCAATGTGTCTAATACATGTTCTCCTGCTTGTTTGATGAGTGAGGGGGAGAACAAGCTGCAACCATGTGGCCAGGAAAAGACAAAAGTTGAGGCCAAGGGTGCAGGTTCTGCTGTGTTGGCCCCCAGTAAAGCCAACGGTGCTAAGCCTGCACAGGGCCAGCTAACCACTGTGCTGTTTGGCTCATCGAAACAACAGGCCCACTCTAAAGACATTGGCAGAAGGTGTAGCTGGTCCTTTGATATTAAAGCTGCTGTCACTTATCACACTAAAG AAATGGAATTTATTTTCAACTTGCAAAAACAAG ATCCAAAAAGAGTAGTGGTTTATGATGAGACCAAGGATGGACCTGATCAGTGA
- the nufip2 gene encoding nuclear fragile X mental retardation-interacting protein 2 isoform X3, which yields MQLNHFRNPAGSLCALNSLTGNKKVNITEEEGEKNPHLSDTVGMSHPPNSNGNRHTSNANVKQKSTQKLYTTVQKVSSKGLDHKKNMDLKHDKEKALDLNYHEGPLLDKKDSMLLQNGIVNCGLITNGYSSKDNDGSGSEGGYTTPKKRKARCNNGKNTDYVIREKEKDMQQGNTTQEHGAFILDTTEKGVTSRLDGVRVAHKIDAQSAARRAVASEASMGESQRKNSDGKTVGTFGKKTEERHKAKLSSPSKEDSWTLFKPPPVFPVDNSSAKIVPKISYASKVKENLNKVAQGGGEALPPPVRLSQVPMSAMKTITSASFTNGPVSGNGNNCPSVGTFFAPAASSIQTAPSIPSGENVASPLESNCSSTTSPVDEAYELRKCTLLIYPLNMQPVLPSARHLDPPAAQTNQKALGDIFQNQWGLSFINEPNLGPEGGGGQVPAEDKSTVVTPQSECQAVAAKAAQPCFDVSPSFLEPGTLAQDPEKRTCAPCNVSNTCSPACLMSEGENKLQPCGQEKTKVEAKGAGSAVLAPSKANGAKPAQGQLTTVLFGSSKQQAHSKDIGRRCSWSFDIKAAVTYHTKEMEFIFNLQKQDPKRVVVYDETKDGPDQ from the exons atgCAACTAAATCATTTCAGAAATCCCGCTGGGTCACTGTGCGCTTTAAACTCATTAACTG GcaataaaaaagtaaacatcACTGAGGAGGAGGGTGAGAAGAATCCACATCTATCTGATACTGTTGGTATGTCACATCCCCCCAACAGCAATGGTAACCGACACACAAGTAATGCAAATGTGAAGCAGAAGTCCACACAAAAGCTGTACACGACTGTTCAAAAAGTGAGCAGCAAAGGCTTGGACCATAAGAAAAATATGGACCTTAAACATGACAAGGAAAAGGCTCTGGATTTGAATTATCATGAGGGCCCACTTTTGGATAAGAAAGACTCAATGTTGCTTCAAAATGGTATTGTAAACTGTGGCTTAATTACAAATGGCTATTCTAGCAAGGACAATGATGGCAGCGGCTCCGAAGGTGGATATACTACTCCGAAGAAACGCAAGGCCAGATGCAACAACGGCAAGAACACTGATTATGTGAtaagagaaaaggagaaagacATGCAGCAGGGCAACACTACACAAGAGCACGGTGCTTTTATTCTTGACACAACTGAGAAGGGAGTGACTTCTAGACTGGATGGCGTTAGAGTCGCCCATAAAATAGATGCTCAGTCAGCAGCTAGACGGGCTGTTGCATCAGAGGCTTCAATGGGTGAATCTCAGAGGAAAAACTCTGATGGCAAAACAGTTGGCACCTTTGGTAAAAAGACTGAGGAAAGGCACAAAGCCAAGCTTTCCTCACCTTCAAAAGAAGACTCATGGACTTTGTTCAAGCCCCCTCCTGTATTTCCTGTGGACAATAGCAGTGCAAAAATTGTTCCCAAGATCAGTTATGCAAGTAAAGTAAAAGAGAACCTCAACAAAGTAGCTCAAGGTGGAGGAGAGGCACTGCCGCCTCCTGTTAGACTGTCACAGGTCCCTATGTCTGCTATGAAAACTATCACCTCAGCTAGCTTTACTAATGGCCCTGTTTCTGGAAACGGAAACAACTGCCCATCAGTGGGTACCTTCTTTGCTCCTGCTGCTAGTAGTATTCAAACCGCCCCATCTATCCCAAGTGGCGAGAATGTAGCATCTCCTTTGGAAAGTAACTGTAGCTCTACGACCAGTCCTGTAGATGAAGCATATGAGCTTAGAAAGTGTACTCTTTTAATTTACCCTTTAAATATGCAACCTGTGCTCCCTAGTGCTCGTCATCTTGACCCCCCAGCTGCTCAGACAAATCAGAAAGCCTTGGGAGATATCTTCCAGAATCAGTGGGGGCTTTCTTTCATCAATGAGCCCAACTTGGGACCAGAAGGAGGGGGTGGCCAGGTGCCTGCAGAGGACAAGTCTACTGTGGTCACACCTCAAAGCGAGTGTCAGGCTGTTGCAGCCAAGGCTGCCCAGCCCTGCTTTGATGTAAGCCCATCATTCTTAGAGCCTGGCACTTTGGCTCAAGACCCTGAGAAAAGGACTTGTGCCCCTTGCAATGTGTCTAATACATGTTCTCCTGCTTGTTTGATGAGTGAGGGGGAGAACAAGCTGCAACCATGTGGCCAGGAAAAGACAAAAGTTGAGGCCAAGGGTGCAGGTTCTGCTGTGTTGGCCCCCAGTAAAGCCAACGGTGCTAAGCCTGCACAGGGCCAGCTAACCACTGTGCTGTTTGGCTCATCGAAACAACAGGCCCACTCTAAAGACATTGGCAGAAGGTGTAGCTGGTCCTTTGATATTAAAGCTGCTGTCACTTATCACACTAAAG AAATGGAATTTATTTTCAACTTGCAAAAACAAG ATCCAAAAAGAGTAGTGGTTTATGATGAGACCAAGGATGGACCTGATCAGTGA
- the LOC116065041 gene encoding glycine receptor subunit alpha-2-like isoform X2, which produces MLLHILCMVWLSSVIFLQGRSVLCKEMKLPSRAAKPPSPSDFLDKLMGRTSGYDARIRPNFKGPPINVTCNIFINSFGSITETTMDYRLNVFLRQQWNDPRLAYKEYPDDSLDLDPSMLDSIWKPDLFFANEKGANFHEVTTDNKLLRIFQNGNVLYSIRLTLTLSCPMDLKNFPMDSQKCTMQLESFGYTMNDLIFEWLDVGAVQVADDLTLPQFVLKEEKGLGYCTKYYNTGKFTCIEVKFYLERQMGYYLIQMYIPSLLTVILSWVSFWINMDAAPARVGLGITTVLTMTTQSSGSRASLPKVSYVKAIDIWMAVCLLFVFAALLEYAAVNFVSRQHKEFFRLRKKLKEQQRQSTGSSDSKVKGKNMSGNNAPHGNVALQCTACAREEELAQQGLLFQSFGLALSTGSAPEMDATPVFADLPPGLGYYDIRRRFVDRAKRIDTIARALFPMSFLMFNVLYWLTYKVLRHEDLLAAL; this is translated from the exons ATGCTATTGCACATCTTGTGTATGGTTTGGTTGTCAtctgtcatttttctgcaaGGCAG GTCTGTGCTCTGTAAGGAGATGAAGCTCCCCAGCAGGGCAGCCAAGCCCCCCTCTCCATCTGACTTTCTGGACAAACTGATGGGACGCACATCTGGCTATGACGCTCGCATCAGACCAAACTTCAAAG GTCCTCCTATCAACGTCACCTGTAACATCTTCATCAACAGCTTCGGATCCATCACTGAAACAACTATG GACTACCGGCTCAATGTATTTCTGCGACAGCAATGGAATGACCCTCGACTGGCATATAAGGAGTATCCAGATGACTCTCTGGACCTGGACCCCTCAATGCTGGACTCCATTTGGAAACCTGACCTGTTCTTTGCAAATGAAAAGGGAGCAAACTTTCACGAGGTTACAACAGACAACAAACTGCTTCGGATATTCCAGAACGGAAATGTCCTCTACAGCATCAG GCTAACGCTTACCCTCTCCTGTCCCATGGATCTGAAAAACTTCCCCATGGACAGCCAGAAGTGTACGATGCAGCTCGAAAGCT TTGGCTACACCATGAACGATCTTATTTTTGAATGGCTGGATGTGGGAGCGGTGCAGGTGGCTGATGATCTAACGCTCCCTCAGTTTGTGCTGAAAGAGGAGAAAGGCCTGGGCTACTGCACCAAGTACTACAACACAG GTAAATTCACTTGCATTGAGGTCAAATTCTACCTGGAGCGTCAAATGGGCTATTACCTCATCCAGATGTACATACCGAGCCTGCTCACCGTTATCCTGTCCTGGGTGTCGTTCTGGATCAACATGGATGCAGCTCCAGccagagtgggtctggggatcACCACAGTGCTCACCATGACGACGCAGAGCTCTGGCTCCAGGGCCTCCCTACCAAAG GTGTCCTATGTGAAAGCCATAGACATCTGGATGGCGGTGTGTCTTCTTTTCGTGTTTGCTGCACTACTGGAGTATGCAGCCGTTAATTTTGTTTCACGCCAGCACAAGGAGTTCTTCAGACTGAGGAAGAAGCTCAAAGAGCAACAGCGGCAGAGTACT GGAAGCAGTGACAGTAAGGTGAAAGGAAAAAACATGTCAGGCAACAATGCTCCTCATGGGAACGTAGCCCTGCAGTGCACTGCCTGTGCCAGG GAGGAGGAGCTGGCACAGCAGGGTTTACTCTTTCAGAGTTTTGGACTTGCATTGTCAACAGGAAGTGCACCAGAAATGGATGCGACACCAGTCTTTGCCGATTTACCTCCTGGTTTAGGTTATTATGACATCCGCAGGCGCTTTGTGGATCGAGCAAAAAGGATTGACACCATCGCCCGAGCTCTTTTCCCCATGAGTTTCCTCATGTTTAATGTCCTCTACTGGCTTACCTACAAAGTTTTACGACATGAAGACCTTCTAGCTGCGCTGTGA
- the LOC116065041 gene encoding glycine receptor subunit alpha-2-like isoform X1, with protein sequence MLLHILCMVWLSSVIFLQGRSVLCKEMKLPSRAAKPPSPSDFLDKLMGRTSGYDARIRPNFKGPPINVTCNIFINSFGSITETTMDYRLNVFLRQQWNDPRLAYKEYPDDSLDLDPSMLDSIWKPDLFFANEKGANFHEVTTDNKLLRIFQNGNVLYSIRLTLTLSCPMDLKNFPMDSQKCTMQLESFGYTMNDLIFEWLDVGAVQVADDLTLPQFVLKEEKGLGYCTKYYNTGKFTCIEVKFYLERQMGYYLIQMYIPSLLTVILSWVSFWINMDAAPARVGLGITTVLTMTTQSSGSRASLPKVSYVKAIDIWMAVCLLFVFAALLEYAAVNFVSRQHKEFFRLRKKLKEQQRQSTQGSSDSKVKGKNMSGNNAPHGNVALQCTACAREEELAQQGLLFQSFGLALSTGSAPEMDATPVFADLPPGLGYYDIRRRFVDRAKRIDTIARALFPMSFLMFNVLYWLTYKVLRHEDLLAAL encoded by the exons ATGCTATTGCACATCTTGTGTATGGTTTGGTTGTCAtctgtcatttttctgcaaGGCAG GTCTGTGCTCTGTAAGGAGATGAAGCTCCCCAGCAGGGCAGCCAAGCCCCCCTCTCCATCTGACTTTCTGGACAAACTGATGGGACGCACATCTGGCTATGACGCTCGCATCAGACCAAACTTCAAAG GTCCTCCTATCAACGTCACCTGTAACATCTTCATCAACAGCTTCGGATCCATCACTGAAACAACTATG GACTACCGGCTCAATGTATTTCTGCGACAGCAATGGAATGACCCTCGACTGGCATATAAGGAGTATCCAGATGACTCTCTGGACCTGGACCCCTCAATGCTGGACTCCATTTGGAAACCTGACCTGTTCTTTGCAAATGAAAAGGGAGCAAACTTTCACGAGGTTACAACAGACAACAAACTGCTTCGGATATTCCAGAACGGAAATGTCCTCTACAGCATCAG GCTAACGCTTACCCTCTCCTGTCCCATGGATCTGAAAAACTTCCCCATGGACAGCCAGAAGTGTACGATGCAGCTCGAAAGCT TTGGCTACACCATGAACGATCTTATTTTTGAATGGCTGGATGTGGGAGCGGTGCAGGTGGCTGATGATCTAACGCTCCCTCAGTTTGTGCTGAAAGAGGAGAAAGGCCTGGGCTACTGCACCAAGTACTACAACACAG GTAAATTCACTTGCATTGAGGTCAAATTCTACCTGGAGCGTCAAATGGGCTATTACCTCATCCAGATGTACATACCGAGCCTGCTCACCGTTATCCTGTCCTGGGTGTCGTTCTGGATCAACATGGATGCAGCTCCAGccagagtgggtctggggatcACCACAGTGCTCACCATGACGACGCAGAGCTCTGGCTCCAGGGCCTCCCTACCAAAG GTGTCCTATGTGAAAGCCATAGACATCTGGATGGCGGTGTGTCTTCTTTTCGTGTTTGCTGCACTACTGGAGTATGCAGCCGTTAATTTTGTTTCACGCCAGCACAAGGAGTTCTTCAGACTGAGGAAGAAGCTCAAAGAGCAACAGCGGCAGAGTACT CAGGGAAGCAGTGACAGTAAGGTGAAAGGAAAAAACATGTCAGGCAACAATGCTCCTCATGGGAACGTAGCCCTGCAGTGCACTGCCTGTGCCAGG GAGGAGGAGCTGGCACAGCAGGGTTTACTCTTTCAGAGTTTTGGACTTGCATTGTCAACAGGAAGTGCACCAGAAATGGATGCGACACCAGTCTTTGCCGATTTACCTCCTGGTTTAGGTTATTATGACATCCGCAGGCGCTTTGTGGATCGAGCAAAAAGGATTGACACCATCGCCCGAGCTCTTTTCCCCATGAGTTTCCTCATGTTTAATGTCCTCTACTGGCTTACCTACAAAGTTTTACGACATGAAGACCTTCTAGCTGCGCTGTGA
- the nufip2 gene encoding nuclear fragile X mental retardation-interacting protein 2 isoform X2: MEEQPKDRAQERQYHHHGEDKNSIQHTTCLKHDQSHFQRQHQETQTKKTGNKKVNITEEEGEKNPHLSDTVGMSHPPNSNGNRHTSNANVKQKSTQKLYTTVQKVSSKGLDHKKNMDLKHDKEKALDLNYHEGPLLDKKDSMLLQNGIVNCGLITNGYSSKDNDGSGSEGGYTTPKKRKARCNNGKNTDYVIREKEKDMQQGNTTQEHGAFILDTTEKGVTSRLDGVRVAHKIDAQSAARRAVASEASMGESQRKNSDGKTVGTFGKKTEERHKAKLSSPSKEDSWTLFKPPPVFPVDNSSAKIVPKISYASKVKENLNKVAQGGGEALPPPVRLSQVPMSAMKTITSASFTNGPVSGNGNNCPSVGTFFAPAASSIQTAPSIPSGENVASPLESNCSSTTSPVDEAYELRKCTLLIYPLNMQPVLPSARHLDPPAAQTNQKALGDIFQNQWGLSFINEPNLGPEGGGGQVPAEDKSTVVTPQSECQAVAAKAAQPCFDVSPSFLEPGTLAQDPEKRTCAPCNVSNTCSPACLMSEGENKLQPCGQEKTKVEAKGAGSAVLAPSKANGAKPAQGQLTTVLFGSSKQQAHSKDIGRRCSWSFDIKAAVTYHTKEMEFIFNLQKQDPKRVVVYDETKDGPDQ; the protein is encoded by the exons ATGGAGGAACAGCCCAAAGATCGGGCACAAGAAAGGCAATACCACCACCACGGAGAAGACAAAAACTCTATTCAACATACAACTTGTCTAAAACATGATCAGAGCCACTTCCAGCGCCAGCATCAGGAAACGCAGACGAAGAAAACAG GcaataaaaaagtaaacatcACTGAGGAGGAGGGTGAGAAGAATCCACATCTATCTGATACTGTTGGTATGTCACATCCCCCCAACAGCAATGGTAACCGACACACAAGTAATGCAAATGTGAAGCAGAAGTCCACACAAAAGCTGTACACGACTGTTCAAAAAGTGAGCAGCAAAGGCTTGGACCATAAGAAAAATATGGACCTTAAACATGACAAGGAAAAGGCTCTGGATTTGAATTATCATGAGGGCCCACTTTTGGATAAGAAAGACTCAATGTTGCTTCAAAATGGTATTGTAAACTGTGGCTTAATTACAAATGGCTATTCTAGCAAGGACAATGATGGCAGCGGCTCCGAAGGTGGATATACTACTCCGAAGAAACGCAAGGCCAGATGCAACAACGGCAAGAACACTGATTATGTGAtaagagaaaaggagaaagacATGCAGCAGGGCAACACTACACAAGAGCACGGTGCTTTTATTCTTGACACAACTGAGAAGGGAGTGACTTCTAGACTGGATGGCGTTAGAGTCGCCCATAAAATAGATGCTCAGTCAGCAGCTAGACGGGCTGTTGCATCAGAGGCTTCAATGGGTGAATCTCAGAGGAAAAACTCTGATGGCAAAACAGTTGGCACCTTTGGTAAAAAGACTGAGGAAAGGCACAAAGCCAAGCTTTCCTCACCTTCAAAAGAAGACTCATGGACTTTGTTCAAGCCCCCTCCTGTATTTCCTGTGGACAATAGCAGTGCAAAAATTGTTCCCAAGATCAGTTATGCAAGTAAAGTAAAAGAGAACCTCAACAAAGTAGCTCAAGGTGGAGGAGAGGCACTGCCGCCTCCTGTTAGACTGTCACAGGTCCCTATGTCTGCTATGAAAACTATCACCTCAGCTAGCTTTACTAATGGCCCTGTTTCTGGAAACGGAAACAACTGCCCATCAGTGGGTACCTTCTTTGCTCCTGCTGCTAGTAGTATTCAAACCGCCCCATCTATCCCAAGTGGCGAGAATGTAGCATCTCCTTTGGAAAGTAACTGTAGCTCTACGACCAGTCCTGTAGATGAAGCATATGAGCTTAGAAAGTGTACTCTTTTAATTTACCCTTTAAATATGCAACCTGTGCTCCCTAGTGCTCGTCATCTTGACCCCCCAGCTGCTCAGACAAATCAGAAAGCCTTGGGAGATATCTTCCAGAATCAGTGGGGGCTTTCTTTCATCAATGAGCCCAACTTGGGACCAGAAGGAGGGGGTGGCCAGGTGCCTGCAGAGGACAAGTCTACTGTGGTCACACCTCAAAGCGAGTGTCAGGCTGTTGCAGCCAAGGCTGCCCAGCCCTGCTTTGATGTAAGCCCATCATTCTTAGAGCCTGGCACTTTGGCTCAAGACCCTGAGAAAAGGACTTGTGCCCCTTGCAATGTGTCTAATACATGTTCTCCTGCTTGTTTGATGAGTGAGGGGGAGAACAAGCTGCAACCATGTGGCCAGGAAAAGACAAAAGTTGAGGCCAAGGGTGCAGGTTCTGCTGTGTTGGCCCCCAGTAAAGCCAACGGTGCTAAGCCTGCACAGGGCCAGCTAACCACTGTGCTGTTTGGCTCATCGAAACAACAGGCCCACTCTAAAGACATTGGCAGAAGGTGTAGCTGGTCCTTTGATATTAAAGCTGCTGTCACTTATCACACTAAAG AAATGGAATTTATTTTCAACTTGCAAAAACAAG ATCCAAAAAGAGTAGTGGTTTATGATGAGACCAAGGATGGACCTGATCAGTGA